agaagaaagaaaggagggaaggaaggaaagGAGGAGCAGATGATACAAGGAAGGGAGGATGCAAGAAATGAAGGAAGGAAAGAGGAAGGGAGAATACAAGAATGGAAGCAAGGGGAGAAAGTAAAAAAGGAAGGTGGGGAGGAAACAGGGATAATGAAtcttaaaaaaagcatcaagctcaagtatttttatttttcattttttttgaattttaatcatGACCTGACACAGCATAAAGATTAGGTGAAAATGGCCACGTTCACAGATCCTCAGGCTCAGACTGTCCCTGTAGAGAAAGCCTGCAGGATTTTCCCAGTTTCATCTAAACTGTatcagtcctgtttttttttttttttaataaaacctgtcaATTTGTAAACCACCTCCCAAATACTCAACAGGCAATTCAACTAAATTATAATTCCATCTGTTTTTGAGCAATTGTGCAATTTCTCCGATTTGAAGGATCATTGAGGCTTTTCCTTTGCTATTCTCTTGCCCCTTCCCATCTGCTCTCTCCTCACGCTAATCCTCCTTCTCCATTTCCCTCGATGCCCTTCACACAATCCGCGTACCCCCACGCAGACAccccttcacacacaaacacacagacatgcactgAGCAGCCACCCCGCACCCCAAGCCTGGATGACAATACAAAGGACAGTAATTTCATGGCTAAGCAGGCTAGATAATCAGCAGCCATATTCCACAGCAAAAGGAAGGAAGGCACAGACACCGGTCAGGCATGGTGGGCTGAAAGTGTCAGTACAATCATTCATATTAAATTCTACTTTTTctcttcctcatcttcaccTTTTTGCCTGCTcttaaaaattaacatttctcctttcctcttttctccAATTAACAGAATCATGCATGCTGCAagtaagataaaaaacaaactcaacttAGCTGCTGCATGATCGCGCTTTAATTTGCCCCACATGGCACTGGTAACACCAGAAAAGCAGAATGAGCACAATTTGCATTCAGTGATCAAGTGTGCTCATTCGAGAAACATCTATAAGGTTTTCAGTGGAGCGATTAACTACATAATCCACATTCTCATTTAATAAACTCCAAGGTGATATGTAATCAAAGCAGTTTAAGAGAGTTGAGCTGGTGTATTCATTCTTAGTCGAGCTAATCCCTTTGCATTCTGCAGCTTCAAACTTACAGGGACCAAAGAGCACAGTATGAATGAAGACGTACGCTAGAAATaactatatttattttctaGGAATAAATGCTAAATTAACATGATATTTTCTGATGTTCAGTCCAGCTTAATGATTGTTTTGGGCTCATCTGGTGGCTCAGGGATCCAGACAGTCCCAGCCTCATTTCACACAGGACATAATCAATTGAAACACATATGAAGCATGTTTATGTGCGgttgttttattgctgtggGCTTCTCATGTGCTCATCTCTGTCTCCGTGCCCCAGGTGTGTTTGCATTCGGTCTGTTTGCCACAGACATCTTCGTCAACGCAGGACAGGTGGTGACCGGAGGCCTTTCACCTTACTTTCTGTCAGTCTGCAAGCCCAACTATACAGGCACTGAGTGTCGGTTCAATCACCAGTTTATCGTCAATGGCAACATTTGCACCGGAAACCCCATTGTTGTGGAGAACGCGCGCCGGTCGTTTCCATCTAAGGACGCTTCGCTGAGTGTTTACTCTGCGGTTTACCTGACGGTAAGCAGAATGTGCCCAAACAAatagctatttatttatttattggactAAAAGCCAGAGTATTTCAGTCTGTACCTACTAAAACTAGATGaggtttaattacagttttaaattatgttttgtctgtgCTTGTCTGCATTGCTTgattacttttttcattttaaatataacttaaattcattaattgtttttttaaatatttgtttgtacTTGGTTACAtggaaaacaattttttttaaatttcattaaatattGATTTGGCATTTTACTTGATGacctagagaaaaaaaaaaaacaaacaaactaccAAATCTGGTAAACTCTTACTAAGGTGTGCTATTTTTAGCTCATAATTGCTTTTGgaattaaaaatggctgtaaaggTTTACTAAGATTTATTATCCAAACcataatttaaagtaaaagttaataaatttaaaataaataaatgaggagGGACTTTATACTTAATGACACTGTCTTCAAGAGGAGTTTACATGAGCTTAAGATGAATTAAGGCATTTTTAATTAACTGGGTGGAATACCGAAAGGTGGATTTTTGAAGGACTATGTGAGGAGCAGCTATGTGAAACTAATGAAAATGTGAAGAAGCACGAGTGCCGATTTTATCAGCTTGAAcaattaaaaagcttttttgacATATTTGACTCCTCAGCTCTCGTGTCAATGCATAATGAGTGAACAGGTCATGcgattgtactttttttttttaagaagacaaGGTGCATTGGTTCTATTATTAGGTTTATCTTATAATATtcttaagaaaatattttgttttttttatgcaagatTTTTACACTTTTCCTTAGCAAATTTATTATGGGGTGAGGATTTCTGCAATGTTGAAATGATAAATTTGACTTTCTATCTGTAGGAACCACCTTAGTTATTCTGCAGAAGACTTGCCTTTTTATACGTAGAAGACTTTGCTTCCTTCTCTCAGGACAAGACTAGGGGTTTTTCGTGAAGTCTGTAACCTTTGAATCCTTAGAGGCAGTACACAGGggaatgttttttgttaatatgtaaacgtttttattgtttcaaccttgcatccacatgaaaacagcattttaggagcATTATTTTTTGACAGCAGGTTttagagtgaaaaaaaatcttgaaatgcccttattgcatttttgtgtagatggtcaaaacagaacattttaaaaacaatgatgtcattgGCCCACTTGTAATGTAACCTACAACCGAAGAGCATACTCTTCTTCttgtatttacatttcacacccAGTGTGTAAGGGTTTTGTACATGCTCCttgccttgtttcctgtttttggtgttgttTCAGGAAGTGTTACAGTGCCACATGCAGGCCTGGCATAGTAACTACATAATCTTTTCTCATGTGAATGAacacatttctagaaatggtgcCTAACGTTTACAAGGATATATTACTGATATTACTGATTACataagattgttttggaaaactgcatttccatgtggacaaaGCCTAAGTcgttgtcttttttctgttattaaGATGTACATCACTAGCACAATCAAGACCAAGTCCAGCCGCCTGGCCAAACCTGTGCTCTGTCTGGGCACGCTCTGTTCAGCTTTCCTCACCGGCCTCAATCGGGTCTCGGAGTATCGGAACCATTGCTCAGATGTAGTGGCCGGATTTATACTGGGATCTGCCATTGCTTTGTTTCTGGTGAGTACTACAGAATCAGCTAAATATCTGGGGAAGTTTTAGATGATTCATTATtgggaaaaagaggaaaaaattaTTATTCAGAGGTGAATTCTGGTCAGAAGTTATTTTCAAAGCACGAGATTCACCCTTGGTTTGGAAAAGACCCAAATGAGTAATTACATAATGAATTCAGGCTGGAATGCTTACCAAAGCTTGTATTATGGGTTTGTTGCCATTACAAAGTCATTAATGATGTACCTCTGAGATGgagtacttttttaaaaatattattttccctGTCAATAAAATCACtaagaaataaataagtagTTCATATAAATGTGCTAGTAGGAGAGGAtgtaaaaaagtcacaaaacatgttttattctctgCTTAAATGGGCTTCAAACACATGTTTGTAGGCTAGGGCTGATGTTAAGGATCCATTAGTTGATTAGATGgaataagagaaaataaaggGGAGGAAATACTGTGGTGTCACATAGATATTTACCGAGATTAACTGTCATTCTGGTTTCTAAAACTCATGCTGAAGAAGCAGAGGGACTGGGAAATAGAGGAAAGTTAAGGTAAACTCCAAATTTATTTAACCATAGTGTTTAATTCAGAGATGAATAAAGGGAGAACCAGTGATCCCTTTAATTCTGAGGTACTCATGAGGTAAGGGATCTTGTTAATCTTCCCTATTAAAACAATAGTCATAACAGGGGATAAATGTTCCGACTTCCCACGCAAGACCCCAATTTCCCTGCTCATCTGTCCATGACGTGAAATCAAGATCAGTCGCCTGTGATGGGTTGTCAAACAGCCCGGCTTCCACTTAAAATTAAATTGGCTTTGTCAACATCAGGTTTCACGCTGAGAGTTTAAAATGCAGGGTACGATGGCTGCTGAAACCACAGAGACTTTTTGGGTTGAAGTGGAAAACCCACTGAGGAAAGAAGGAAGGTAAAGGGATTCAGTAAGAGCCTCAAAGGCTTCATTACTTGTAACTTCCACTGGGCTCTGGGCGTCAAAGCGGGAAGAAATGCATGAAGAAGACAGGGACATGAAGGGTAGACTCTGAGAGGAGGAAATGAGGGATTAATATATTGGCGCCACTTGCAGGGGTTGATATAACTTCTTCATTTACATACAGAGAACCAGAAGTGTGACATGCTTTTTGGACAAAATTCAGAGGATTTGTTTCTCCTGCTGATGGTGTCACTGTCCTGTCGTTCAGCAGATTTCAGTGCATGTTGACTGTATATGTAAGGTTGACTGGAGTATTAGGTAAAGAATCCCATGATATATTATGACTCTATGACAAGCCCATGTGTCTTTAGCTCTGCATTACATAGTTGTGCCTTGTGACGTATTTTTAACAACTCCTGGCATTACAGAGACACTGGCATTAGAAACAGTGTTTTCCAACAAATAGCCTATGCATCAAatcttagaaaaaaatgtttgcgataacttttcttttctcaaattTAGCAGCACTAATTTACACCTATATGATTTATGATTCTTTCTGTATATGTATTTATTGAGTAAAATTagttaaaaggcaaaaaagtaGCTCAATAAATGATAACAGTGGGATTAATAGCATGGTTAGAAGATACTTTGGGTCAAGGCTAAGCCTTAACAATCCATGCtaaaactatgaaaaaaaatttttttagtgATTGTGTATCTTCATCTAACTagataattatttaaatgtagttAAATGTAAGTTTATTTGTACATAAAGCTTCAGTCATGCCTgatgtttaataattttttgtGATGTCATTAAGGTGCAATTTAGAACATCTTGTCCTTGGAACATGAAGGAAGGAGCCAAAGCAGCACATGCAAGCTTTCAGTGATTGACCCATAGCAATTGACATGCATTGATTCTGTGATCTCCAGGGAAAGATTAAGACAAGAACTAAATCAAGAcctcagcagtttttaaaagtctcaTTTCCATTGTATTATCAGGCCAACATTAACAGAGGAGGaaggcatttttttccccaaaatgtcCTAATAGCCTGATTGGAGCTTATGAAGGCCTTGTCATGCAAGAAATATGGCAGTTTGATGATCTGCAATTCTAACTGTGATTAAATGATAAAGACagtaaaagtaagtaaaacGTGCTGTCACTATTTGCATAGAGACAGTATGAATAAACTTAACATACTGAAAAGTACTTTTGCTGATAGAAGACTTTTGTCTCCATCCAGCAAATTGAAGGATCAATGTTAAGCTTTTTGGTTTTGGCTTCTAGATGATTTTGTTAACTTTGGAGGTGCAAAATTCACTTTATCCTGGGAAAGATAGAGACATTTACTATCCTATAAAGCCACAATGCCATTTAATTCAAAAAGGCTACACATTGTCACTGTAATTCAACTCTTTGGAAGATATATGCATTCTGAAATGCTGTATAAAAAGCCCATCTGACACATACTTTAGGATACAATACAGGATAACAGTCCATATTCCTTTTGCATCACACTAATGTGAAGCCTTGCAATAAACCCTTAAAATGGCATGTTTCTGTGCTACTAAATTTTTGAGGCAATaagttcaaattgttttttgcaCTTACCTGAAACAATGGGCGACAGCTTGGCCAGAGTTCTTTGCGTCATTGGCAGGACACAAAATAGAAAGAAGCAGTCTGCTGTGGTCATTGGGGAGGCACATCAATTGTGTCATccagaaatgtatttaaaggCGCTGCATCAGCCCACAGTTTACAGTTGCCCTGACAGATATTGATGTAAGAAATTTATTGCGGTGCTGGGGGAGTTATTTGCAAATTCTGGCCCAGCTACTCTTCTCCTGGTCTTGGAGCACTAGAGACTTGCTGTCCATGAACTGCCACAAACATGAAATCCTTGCgaaacctccagcagagagTCAGCCCGCTTCATTTTCGTCTTTGCCACTGCCTGAGGGCATGCTTGGTGTCTGGTGGGGTGGGATCTCCTTCAGGCTGCTGTCTTTGATTAACTGGAAGATGGAAGAGTTCAGAAATCCTGCAGCCTTGTTGGCTTGTGTGCTCTTGAAAAAACCTGACCGATGCATTAAACAAAGGAAGGAATTTGCTTGTAACGTCACATGTTCAAATCAAGTTTTATCTTAACTCATAAAAAAGGAGTTTAAAGCTCATTGTTATTATAAGATATCtagaaaccaaaaacataaattagaaTACATCTCAGAGCCTATAAGTATTGCAATTATTATTGCTAATAAATTTAAGCACAGAGCCATAAACATCAGTTGAAGGCTTTAATGTTGTAGCTGAAGCTTTCCCTGTACAAAATGTCACATAAACCAAgactaataaacatttaaaagtagaaaggcagaagcattgttacaaagACTGATTTTTATGATGGCTGGCTGTTAGAGACTCATTTaatgtttgattgatttttatACTCCTATTAACTTTATATCACAACATTAACTGTTCTGAAGCAAAAAATATGGTCACATCTCTCAAAAGCAACCCTCAGGTGCTCTTAATGTTGTTCTGTCaaagacataaaatatttttgttatatGAGTTCTATTAGGGTGTATCACACTTGATGCAATTACTAATAGATACGAATTATAACTATTGTACagctaaaaagaacaaaaactctgattttatatatgatatttaacaaaattaaattttatctATGCAAAAAAGGTGCTGACACTTCATTCCTTTACAGTCCAGGCTGAGTTACCTTAAATAATtaatgaatttttatttaactctttttttgaCATTCATAGTCCTCAAAAGGACAAATCTTACTAACTTTGCGGGCAATTGACCTTTTTTGAGTGCTGTTATAAGTTTGACATTTATATTATAAAGTGAAATTTCTCAGCATCTGTTTAAAGGACTCACATGCAATTTGGTGTAAATCATTAAACCATATAAAAATATCCCTGAAACTCCTCCTTATGTAACTGATGACCTAACTTTGGCCTTGACTACACTGCCATGGatactttttaaactatttttttgccattaatttgtaaataaacacccAAGacccacaaaaacacagaaattccTAAACAAAAATTGTGAAACCCATACCAAGCCAGTTGGTATCAAGAAGTCTCACAGTAAAGATGTAAAAGTACAAGGGATGACACAGGACTAGAACATGGATGTTGAAGCCACATAGGACAAGTACCCTCTAgcaggctggctgcagtacaaatTTCTTTTAAGTCCTGCCCCTCCATGTGAAAGTTTGGGAAATTTGCCAgactaaaaaacagaaaaatagaattacactgcaggttttcttttttttttttttttcaggtgttgatcCGTGTAGTTTTTACCTcgctgtatgttcaaatgtgCAATTTTGAAAATATGTTCAATTAGTTTATGTATTTGAGGcttaaataaagtttcatgttacactgtgattTTCAATGTGACACCCTGTTGGGAGGGTGTATAGGCAAGACTTTTGTCAGCCCTGTAACCCTAGTGCACacactctggctccaaaaataaaacatggcatTTGTGGCAAAACGTCTAAGTGGTTTCAGTTTTCACCAAACTGTAATTACCTGTTATCAGTAGAGACTAGATTTAGATTTGGTTGGTCCAGTACACTGATATGATTATTTTGATCTCTATGACTTGTATCATTCTTAAGGTTAGCTGGGCAATGGAGAAAATTTTGCATCTTTGAtgtctaaattattttaaaatgttaatttccaAGTTCACAGTATAATCCAGTCTTTGAAGTTGCTTCTTACCCCAAAACATGGCAATGACCACATTAGACACTCCAGGCTTCAAAACTTTAGTGATTAAACCAATGGATAGAAACCAGTGTTTACCAATAGTAACCAATATTAGCATTGAGTTCAATGCCTCAAAATGTGCCTCTCCAAATAGTAAGTTGTCTTcactttagttcttttttttttaattattgtgatttgttgcatttttatattCGTCTAACTGAGAAGGTTAAACTGTTCTCATACTTCACAGGGCATTTGTGTTGTGAACAACTTCAAAGGTGTTCATACTGCAGCAGCTAAACAGAAGACTGAAGAGTACCGTGGTCTGCCTCTGATGACTTTCCCCCGTGTAGAAAGCCCACTGGAGACCCTCAGCGCACAGGTAGCTAAAAACACTTAACCTGGAATCCCCACAACTTTAATCTCATGAGGTGTTTTATCTTTCCCCATTAATTAGTGCAGCTCCCACAAGCTTTAAACTTCAAACCAAACAGTCCCTTTTAGAAACTTACTATTTGTTGTACAGAgaattggtttgttttgtcacttgCTGTAACTATATTTTGTATGtatttccttctttctttcctttgttctttctttactttcttcCTTTCAACATAAAGCAATGACATGTCTTGCATGAAATTTGCACTGCCTTCGCGTTCATCTGCTCAAATGCACAGAGATTTAACCAGAGCACTTGTTCCACCAGTTGAAATTGTCCCcctattttcttttcatttccacaCCTTTCCcatcctctgtttccttcaatTATCTTTCTGCTCTTTATCTCTCCCTATTCTTAAATTCCCTTCTCCATTCCCCCTCAAACGTGCATTTTCAGAACCACTCTGCATCCATGACGGAGGTCACATGACTAAGGGGGCAGCACCGGGTCACGTTTGCGTCTCCACAGCACTTCCAGACACAATGACGAGGACGCATGCCACGTGACGCCGAATGCTTACAAAAAATCCACTCCTGATTTATGTGTTAAAATCACCTGGGGGACAGAAAACTCCATGTTTGTTGTGGTTTTCATCTAGCTTGGCTATGCTCTATTTAACCAGCCAAGATGCACAGATCAGACCAATGCAAAAGTATCACAAAGCCAACTTACTGTAAGCACAGGTTGTTTTTCCAGGTCTTTGAAATTTCTTTAAGACATGGCACATTTTTGTCCTCCAAGGTGTGCCGTTTGTAGTTAGAGGATggtgttttgtacattttgtatgAGCGAGTGCTGTCGCCTCTCCTGACAATGTTAAACCTGCACACTTCCCATCAGTTGATTCACTGTTTTACATCACATCCTGTCAGGTGAAATGCCTCGTCGATCACCACATCCATTCCACTCAGTCTTAAAAACTCTGCAATGAAAAAAAGATATTGATGTTGTTGTCCTGTGGTGTTTGTCATTTGtacagaaaaagacagaaaccttctttttattatctttctGTACATTAATTGACCATTATGAGGTCttattttttaaggatttttgtTAATCTGTATGACTATTCTGATCCATTTGGACCTGTTTGCCTGCTGTAAACCTGAATATGTTCTAGTATCAGTTTAGGTGTTTTGGGGAGGAACTCTTCTCCCCTTTGGAGGAAACGCGAGAACGAGTCAGTGACATTCTTTGAGACAGAAAATGGGGTTTCGCTTTACATGTTATCAGATCTtatatttgaaaatgtcaatGGTTGAAATGTTCGCTATGAGTGTCTTTCACCCCAATTTCCTGATTCACTCTGATGCTGATTACATTAGCTCGACACAGAAGCCCACTGGGGCTAGCATGTATCAGATCTACATAAATATTCCACTTCAGTGATTTTTAGAGCTACTCTTACAAAGAAATTTCAATAAGTCATTCTCAATTTGTAGAATTgggaaaaagaaactgaaactgagtgaaTAACTTGGGGCTGAGCTAGCATTTTCAACGTCAACCAGGCCAATGACTCCTGCTTCACTTTTCCTCCTTGAGGCACCCCTTCCTCTCCCCAGCCCACCTGTGGATTGTGATGCAATGTTGTGACTCCATTTTTTATTGGAAGATATGCCCAGCATGAAAAGAGAAGTTGATATGTTTTATAGATATTACTCATGATCATTGTGATTATGTCCTTTACTTTGAGAACAAAAGAAGCTTTTCGTCAGAAatgctaaatatatatatttttttctttgttggtcaaaaaattaaatagtcaGTAGCAACAATGTGCTGTCTTGTGATTTCATTTGTTCTGTACTTTTCACTTACCATAGAAAGTACATGGCCAAAGACTGGTGCTGTCCCTTTTCACAGCATTTGCAAAGTTACCTTAATAGAGTACAAGAAAAATGTacccttgttttttgtttttttaatattcagatatttgtgtttcttttgctgcattgttttttttttaaataaataaaatctaaatatttttagtttgcaaTTGTTCAAGTAGACCCACAAATAAGCAACAAGATTAAGACTTTATTCTTGTCTCATGCTTGAAGTTATCCCATGCAACACTCTCTACACCTCTGGAAAATTACACGTGCCATCCAGACATGTGACTATAATGCACATGGATATGCTAAAGCCATTTTCCTGTTTAGGTTTTCTGTTGATTCATCCTGTTACTGCTGCATCAACTTCAATGACATTTGTTACCGCTTAGCAAGGCAtacacacacagggacacaaaggAAGCTGACGGCTGAGCCAGTGCACTTTCTCTTTTGCTCTGTCAGGTATTCATTTCAGCTGTGACAGCCTGTGCTTACCCTGCAGACACACTGGCTAAATAGATAGGAGcggtctgtgtgtatgtgtgtgcacgCAGTATTTTTTATAACCCTGCCATGTGTACAGAAAACATTGTTGGCAATTCTGAATATGCATTCTTGTTCAAAATGCTGTCCCCTTGCAGTATGAGTGAAAAGAGTAACAGTCAAATACTGTTTTGGGGTAAGTAGCAAAGTTTGGAGTGGCTTGAATATATATTATAGCTGCAGGTTgtgttaaaatggaaattaTTAAGGAATATAGAAATTTGTTAGTGCAGGTAAATGTTAATGGATATTTTGgaagggaaaaaacaaatcccACCAGataaaacttggaaaaaaaatccaactcaGTCAAAAAAGGTgagatacattttaataacGGAATATTTCCAAACCAAAATGGAAAGTTGCAAGAAAAGAGGTCTCATCACAGaagaaccatttttgtgtcttcattTGGAAATGTTCTTCACATCAAGTAGCATGTCAGAGACAGATCAGTCATTTTGTTTgagttcatattttttatttgctttttggttTGCACCAAAAACTGAATGGTACTTCAGTGTTTCTTAACAACAATACAAgcaagaaaatattgttttttcactaCATCAGCTTGTCTGTTGTTTTGAATGCACAATGAAATACCCGTAGACCATAACTCAAACTCTGACAAGCTAAAAAATGACTTCTGTCATTAAACCAGCAGTGCGTCCGTGAAGTGCAGCACATTACACAGTGACTCATAAGTAAGGTTGTGTTTTGTCCTAGAATCCACCACAAGATGCCATCCATGTCATCTTTTTTGTGGGGTCTTGTGAATGCTTTTATTGGTATCTTTTTTCATTAGTTTCTTGCTACAACAGCCCAATTACCATTCAAAAGATTTATAATAGAAAATAGCTGAAGCCAAAATGAATGCACTGCCAAAAGGTAAAAGCATTACATCATCAGTGGTAACACCAACCAATTTTCATCTGAAAAGTACATTGTTTCAGCAACACTTGAGAATATTGACTAGTCTGGCTTGGTTCAACCACAGGTCATGGTACACTGCAAACTCACATTTGTACATTGTACACTCACCAAACTCCGGTGAATTTGTCcgttaaacttaaaaaacaaagagctgtcaGACCAATGATCAAGCTTATCATTATGGCAAGCCAATTTGTACCACTGAAGAGATTAGGCTTACCTCAGTGGAAAGCTAAATGGACACAAAGAAGTagtcagcagaaaaataaagaaaaagtaaaaaaacttaaaaaaaaaagaaaaactgaaggcATCAGAAGAGATTTAAATTAAGGTTGAGGCAAGCGAGGGGAAGCATAGCGCTTCACTCACACAAGCTAGCAAAGATTTTAGAAGAGAACTGGGGCAAGATCTGTAGTCCACTCTCATCTGGCA
Above is a genomic segment from Kryptolebias marmoratus isolate JLee-2015 linkage group LG14, ASM164957v2, whole genome shotgun sequence containing:
- the plppr1 gene encoding phospholipid phosphatase-related protein type 1 isoform X1 — protein: MATNNTLRSYSIIPCFIFVELVIMSGTVLLAYYMECTDLFGVHVQGFFCNDAELMKPYPGTEESSFVPPLILYCVVAAAPTVIIFIGEVSMYVMKSTREALLAQEKTIVTGDCCYLNPLIRRIIRFIGVFAFGLFATDIFVNAGQVVTGGLSPYFLSVCKPNYTGTECRFNHQFIVNGNICTGNPIVVENARRSFPSKDASLSVYSAVYLTMYITSTIKTKSSRLAKPVLCLGTLCSAFLTGLNRVSEYRNHCSDVVAGFILGSAIALFLGICVVNNFKGVHTAAAKQKTEEYRGLPLMTFPRVESPLETLSAQNHSASMTEVT
- the plppr1 gene encoding phospholipid phosphatase-related protein type 1 isoform X2, with protein sequence MATNNTLRSYSIIPCFIFVELVIMSGTVLLAYYMECTDLFGVHVQGFFCNDAELMKPYPGTEESSFVPPLILYCVVAAAPTVIIFIGEVSMYVMKSTREALLAQEKTIVTGDCCYLNPLIRRIIRFIGVFAFGLFATDIFVNAGQVVTGGLSPYFLSVCKPNYTGTECRFNHQFIVNGNICTGNPIVVENARRSFPSKDASLSVYSAVYLTMYITSTIKTKSSRLAKPVLCLGTLCSAFLTGLNRVSEYRNHCSDVVAGFILGSAIALFLGICVVNNFKGVHTAAAKQKTEEYRGLPLMTFPRVESPLETLSAQQ